The following coding sequences are from one Camarhynchus parvulus chromosome 1, STF_HiC, whole genome shotgun sequence window:
- the USF3 gene encoding LOW QUALITY PROTEIN: basic helix-loop-helix domain-containing protein USF3 (The sequence of the model RefSeq protein was modified relative to this genomic sequence to represent the inferred CDS: deleted 1 base in 1 codon), with amino-acid sequence MVPALGPPRSAPGPTALFSETMPEMTENETPTKKQHRKKNRETHNAVERHRKKKINAGINRIGELIPCSPALKQSKNMILDQAFKYITEMKRQNDELLLNGGNNEQAEEIKKLRKQLDELQKENGRYIELLKANDICLYDDPTIHWKGNLKNAKVSVVIPSDQVQKNIIVYSNGTQPNGNNQGASVQGITFNVGHNLQKQTANVVPVQRTCNLVTPVTIAGIYPTENKSWSQPTVSPLASAQTAPSGNVLELSTPENEPGVPTAAPASSQGTPRPAAEQELQCSSNNAPQNEQNPPKSKSDEEDTKSTKKTLPQGASLPSSASVEASQGQQVNATCSSTHNSRNDLQESCTVSTTDTACVPPVRPAESCSSANVPKSTDVVSSAGTPVTSAAEGVKAVTAISTLAGSPLENCWSFSGSSGVGTSDLKNMSSLTRMPSAGNTQTTWTTLQLAGNTVQPLSQTPSGIMTALLNEPVNAAGTVSSAQSRPLTTSISLHASLPGDGQAAEQIVVTLPSCPPVPIQPLISQPQVKAQAAGNILPLNSAMQVIQMAQPVASAVTGAPANQNVIILQPPNPAPCPPIVRAEVPSQNVSQQIVIIQAANQNPLPLLSAQPSASVRVPMNGPSAVANSSGSMQNASLPQTFGGKHLVHILPRPSSLPSSSSTQTFSVTMSNQQHPQTISLNGQLFALQPVMSSSGASNQAPMQIIQPTTSEDPNTNVALNTFGALANLNQSISQMAGQSCLHLSLSHPTNPATVSNQIATVNCVSLPTSVASSVPAEVSVLTSVSNSINPSPQKAAAGLPSSAKLKRTNKKPSTKKHLTVNNKVSCPAAPCKDAGKVDCAPVETVAKPSSGKGLAENAPAVSQAVTTAQAGGMAAASSVSISDSPSKEAASSEQAVKTPSAPEPSSAEVPPSTPLESVVSEQLLLAPPPAKDAAPRQQAQGSQSHPPPALSRQSPPKPCTPPSTLTSSGKEAQVTHLHVANETSAAQSNTAGHTSKAGMISESCNVAQDSSVVMQDADLLEGQGLTKMLSDLTKERTAVEKTSSFTVQAEHSNFPMETSKSAESNVDLPEKQELLLMNTESDALSQPHSCISDQEVVSASLISSRQADSPMSTSSGSSRGFSVASMLPDTTREDVTSSTSTSTCNSCTFSEQTDIVALAARAIFDQESLEKGGGGIQVNTRDVISKSEVAPLEREQQPFKPQSVKENSAGPLETAPNKFSAHETVQPNVDRQVEKPSCSVGGVETSNTPLQISTSQTPSITSLSVNNLIHQSRIVHPLVSCSGLSQSSEPASVPATVSLSLPSSTYINPSPGPALMSEYAQEQLNAIRASSMQAPQLQESHLKQQNHEGRKDSAKRAVQDDLLLSTAKRQKQCQTAPIRLEGMALMNRTPEGIADQTQMLVSQIPPNSSNSVAPVSNQGHADGLSRLFPPNSNFVTPALRQTEVQCGSQPPLSEQPGQAGQHLQPIQHVPAQGISHLHSNHPYLKQQQAGQLRERHHLYQLQHHVTHGENSVHSQPHGVHQQRTIQQEVQMQKKRNLIQGTQATQLSLQQKHHGSDQTRQKGGQPHPHHQQMQQQMQQHFGASQPEKNCENPATSRNHHNHPQSHINQDIMHQQQQDVGSRQQGSTSEHVSGHNQMQRLMTSRGLEQQMVSQASIVSRPSDMTCTPHRQERNRVSSYSAEALIGKTPSNSEQRIGISLQGPRVSDQLEMRSYLDVSRSKGLAIHNMQGRLSVDHTVGSDVQRLSDCQTFKTSAPNQQPTANFDVQASRNSEIGNSVSSLRGMQSQAFRIGQNAAPSIERQKRLPYQPVQGIPTGNTLPSRENENTCHQSFMQSLLAPHLGDQVSGSQRSIPEHQRNTQCGASSTIEYNCPPARESVHIRRDGDGQSRESCDMSIGAINTRNSSLTIPFSSSSSSGDIQGRNTSPNISVQKSNPMRMTDSHGTKNHMNTPVSSNMHGVVRPAHPHPAVSHGSGEQGQPSVRQPNSSVTQRSRHPLQDNGGSKIRQPERNRSGNQRHGNVFDPSLPHLPLSTSGSMILGRQQSTIEKRGSIVRFMSDGPQVSNDNAAPDQHTLSQNFGFPFIPEGGMNPPINANASFIPPVTQPSATRTPALIPVDPQNTLPSFYPPYSPAHPTLSNDISIPYFPNQMFPNPSTEKPSSGGLNNRFGSILSPPRPVGFAQPSFPLLPDMPPMHMTNTSHLSNFNLTSLFPEIATALPPDGSAMSPLLSIANTSASDSSKQPSNRPAHNISHILGHDCSSAV; translated from the exons GCTCTCTTCTCCGAAACCATGCCAGAGATGACAGAGAATGAGACACCTACTAAGAAGCAGCATAG aaagaaaaaccgGGAGACACATAATGCAG TGGAGAGACATCGAAAGAAGAAGATTAATGCTGGGATAAACAGAATTGGAGAActcattccctgctctccagcacttAAGCAG aGCAAGAACATGATCCTGGATCAGGCCTTTAAGTACataacagaaatgaaaagacagAATGATGAACTTCTGTTAAATGGAGGGAACAATGAGCAGG CTGAAGAGATAAAAAAACTCCGGAAACAGTTGGACgaactgcaaaaggaaaacGGGAGATACATCGAGCTACTGAAAGCAAATGATATTTGCTTATATGATGACCCTACAATCCACTGGAAAGGAAACCTCAAAAATGCCAAGGTCTCAGTTGTTATTCCCAGTGATCAGGTTCAAAAGAACATCATTGTTTATTCAAATGGGACTCAGCCCAATGGAAATAACCAGGGAGCATCTGTGCAGGGAATAACGTTTAATGTTGGTCATAATTTACAAAAGCAAACAGCCAACGTTGTGCCGGTTCAGAGAACTTGCAACCTAGTGACTCCTGTGACAATTGCTGGTATTTatcccacagaaaataaatcatggTCACAACCTACGGTTTCTCCACTGGCTTCTGCCCAGACAGCTCCATCAGGGAATGTTCTTGAGCTCTCCACCCCGGAGAACGAGCCAGGTgtgcccactgctgctcctgccagctcacAGGGCACACCTCGGCCTGCAGCAGAACAGGAACTACAGTGTTCTTCAAATAATGCACCACAGAATGagcaaaatcccccaaaaagtAAAAGTGATGAGGAGGACACTAAATCAACAAAGAAAACGCTCCCGCAGGGAGCCAGCCTTCCTTCCAGTGCCTCCGTGGAAGCCTCCCAAGGTCAGCAGGTGAATGCAACTTGCTCAAGTACACACAATTCCCGGAATGacctccaggagagctgcaccgTTTCAACCACAGACACAGCTTGTGTGCCACCTGTGAgacctgcagagagctgctcttCTGCAAATGTCCCCAAAAGTACGGACGTggtcagcagtgctggcacaccGGTGACGTCTGCAGCAGAAGGAGTTAAGGCTGTGACAGCAATAAGCACTCTGGCTGGCAGTCCCCTGGAGAACTGCTGGTCTTTTTCAGGCTCTTCAGGTGTTGGCACTTCAGACTTGAAAAACATGAGTAGCCTTACCCGGATGCCTTCAGCTGGGAACACACAGACCACATGGACAACCTTGCAGCTGGCAGGAAACACGGTTCAGCCGCTGAGCCAGACGCCATCTGGGATCATGACTGCCCTCCTCAACGAGCCAGTCAatgctgctggcactgtgtCTTCTGCCCAGAGCAGGCCTTTGACTACAAGTATCAGTTTGCATGCTTCTCTGCCTGGGGATGGCCAGGCAGCTGAACAGATTGTAGTTACCTTGCCCTCGTGCCCACCTGTACCTATACAGCCTTTAATCAGCCAGCCACAGGTTAAagctcaggctgcaggaaaTATCCTTCCGTTAAACTCAGCTATGCAGGTGATTCAGATGGCTCAGCCAGTCGCCTCAGCTGTGACAGGAGCACCAGCAAACCAGAATGTCATCATTCTCCAGCCTCCAAACCCTGCTCCGTGCCCACCCATCGTGAGAGCGGAAGTTCCCAGTCAAAATGTTAGTCAGCAAATTGTAATTATACAAGCTGCAAATCAGAatcctcttcccctcctctctgctcagccttCTGCTTCTGTAAGAGTTCCCATGAATGGGCCGAGTGCAGTCGCCAACTCCAGCGGTTCCATGCAAAATGCCTCTCTTCCACAGACTTTTGGAGGGAAACACCTTGTCCATATATTACCAAGGCCATCTTCTTTGCCATCTTCTAGCTCTACGCAGACATTTTCAGTGACAATGTCCAACCAACAGCACCCTCAGACTATCTCATTAAATGGGCAGCTTTTTGCATTGCAGCCTGTGATGTCTTCATCTGGAGCTTCAAACCAAGCCCCTATGCAAATTATTCAGCCCACCACCAGTGAAGATCCAAATACCAATGTTGCCCTCAACACATTTGGTGCTTTAGCTAACCTCAATCAAAGCATATCGCAAatggctgggcagagctgcttgCACTTGTCTCTCAGCCACCCCACCAATCCTGCAACAGTCAGTAACCAGATTGCCACAGTCAACTGTGTGTCATTGCCAACTTCTGTGGCATCTTCAGTGCCTGCAGAGGTTTCAGTATTAACCAGTGTGTCTAATTCCATTAACCCTTCCCcacaaaaagcagctgctggcttgCCATCCAgtgcaaaattaaaaaggacaaacaaaaagccaagcACAAAGAAACACCTAACAGTCAATAATAAAgtgtcctgcccagcagctccttgcaaAGATGCAGGGAAGGTGGACTGTGCTCCTGTGGAAACGGTGGCAAAGCCCTCAAGTGGCAAAGGGCTGGCAGAGAATgccccagcagtgtcacaggcTGTAACCACAGCGCAGGCGGGCGGCATGGCTGCAGCGAGCAGCGTCAGCATCTCTGACTCTCCTTCCAAAGAGGCTGCAAGCTCTGAACAGGCAGTGAAAACCCCCTCTGCCCCAGAGCCAAGCTCAGCAGAGGTGCCTCCTTCCACACCATTGGAGTCTGTAGTGTCAGAGCAGCTACTGCTCGCTCCCCCGCCGGCCAAAGATGCTGCTCCTCGCCAGCAGGCCCAGGGATCTCAGAGCCACCCACCACCTGCC CTGTCCCGTCAGagtccccccaaaccctgcacacCCCCCAGCACCTTAACATCCTCTGGTAAAGAAGCACAGGTGACACACTTGCATGTTGCAAATGAgacttcagcagcacagagcaacaCAGCAGGTCATACTTCCAAGGCAGGAATGATTTCGGAGTCCTGCAATGTTGCACAGGATTCCTCAGTGGTAATGCAAGATGCGGACTTGTTAGAAGGACAGGGTCTAACCAAAATGCTGTCTGATCTCACAAAAGAAAGAACAGCTGTGGAAAAAACCTCTTCATTTACTGTTCAGGCGGAGCATTCTAATTTTCCTATGGAAACCTCTAAATCAGCAGAATCAAATGTTGATTTGCCTGAGAAGCAGGAACTTTTGCTGATGAACACGGAAAGTGATgctctctcccagcctcactcctGCATCTCTGATCAGGAAGTGGTCAGTGCTTCCCTTATTAGTAGCAGGCAGGCAGACTCCCCCATGTCaaccagctctggcagcagtcGGGGCTTCTCAGTTGCATCTATGTTGCCAGATACCACCAGAGAAGAtgtcaccagcagcacctctaCCAGTACCTGTAACAGCTGCACATTTTCAGAACAGACCGACATTGTAGCTCTTGCAGCAAGAGCTATTTTTGACCAGGAAAGCCTTGAGAAAGGCGGAGGGGGAATACAGGTTAACACAAGGGATGTCATCTCTAAGTCTGAGGTTGCGCCTTTGGAGAGAGAGCAACAGCCTTTTAAACCTCAgtcagtgaaagaaaacagcGCAGGGCCACTGGAAACGGCACCGAACAAATTCAGTGCTCATGAAACAGTACAGCCAAATGTTGACAGGCAGGTTGAGAAGCCAAGCTGCTCTGTAGGAGGTGTGGAAACATCAAACACTCCTTTGCAGATTTCCACTTCCCAGACACCCAGCATAACCAGTCTAAGTGTGAATAATCTGATACACCAGAGCCGCATTGTCCATCCCCTGGTGAGTTGCTCGGGTTTATCCCAGTCTTCAGAGCCTGCAAGCGTCCCTGCAACCGTGAGCCTCTCCCTTCCATCTAGCACATACATCAATCCATCTCCAGGACCTGCTCTGATGAGTGAATATGCTCAGGAGCAACTGAATGCTATCAGGGCAAGCAGCATGCAggctccccagctgcaggaatcccacttaaagcagcaaaaccatGAAGGTCGCAAAGACTCTGCCAAGAGGGCCGTTCAGGATGACCTGCTGCTCTCTACAGCAAAGAGGCAAAAGCAGTGCCAGACAGCACCCATAAGGCTGGAGGGGATGGCGCTGATGAACCGGACACCAGAGGGTATTGCTGATCAAACACAGATGCTGGTTAGTCAGATTCCTCCTAATTCATCCAACTCAGTGGCACCAGTGAGCAATCAAGGGCACGCTGATGGCCTCAGTAGGTTATTCCCACCCAACAGCAATTTCGTGACACCGGCTTTGAGACAAACTGAAGTTCAGTGCGGTTCTCAGCCACCGctctcagagcagccaggccaggcagggcagcacttGCAGCCCATCCAAcatgtccctgcccaaggcatCTCTCACCTTCACAGTAATCACCCCTActtgaagcagcagcaggctgggcagtTAAGAGAGAGGCACCACTTGtaccagctgcagcaccacgTCACTCACGGAGAAAACTCAGTCCACTCTCAGCCCCACGGCGTCCACCAGCAGCGGACGATACAGCAGGAGGTGCAGATGCAAAAGAAACGGAATCTCATCCAGGGAACACAAGCCACACAGCTTTCTCTACAGCAGAAACACCACGGAAGTGATCAAACACGGCAGAAAGGTGGTCAGCCCCATCCTCACCACCaacaaatgcagcagcagatgcagcagcactTTGGAGCGTCCCAGCCTGAAAAGAACTGTGAAAATCCTGCAACAAGCAGAAACCACCATAACCACCCTCAGAGCCATATCAATCAGGATATTATGCATCAACAGCAACAGGATGTTGGCAGCAGACAGCAAGGTTCCACTTCGGAACACGTGTCAGGGCACAATCAGATGCAAAGACTTATGACCTCGAGGGGCTTAGAGCAGCAGATGGTGTCCCAGGCCAGTATCGTTTCCAGACCATCAGATATGACATGCACCCCTCACaggcaggaaagaaacagaGTTTCCAGCTACTCTGCTGAGGCTCTCATTGGGAAGACGCCCTCTAATTCTGAGCAGAGAATAGGAATATCTCTTCAAGGCCCTAGAGTTTCTGACCAGCTTGAAATGAGAAGCTATCTTGATGTTTCTAGAAGTAAAGGGTTGGCAATTCACAATATGCAGGGCCGCCTGTCAGTCGACCACACAGTTGGCTCGGATGTGCAGCGTCTTTCTGATTGCCAGACATTTAAGACCTCTGCACCCAATCAACAACCAACGGCCAATTTTGATGTACAGGCTTCAAGAAACAGTGAAATTGGCAATTCTGTATCCTCCCTCCGGGGCATGCAGTCACAAGCGTTCCGAATCGGTCAGAATGCTGCGCCATCCATAGAGAGGCAGAAGAGACTGCCCTACCAGCCAGTGCAGGGTATTCCAACGGGGAATACCCTGCCATcgagggaaaatgaaaacacatgCCACCAAAGTTTTATGCAGAGTTTGCTCGCCCCTCACCTTGGAGATCAAGTCAGTGGAAGCCAAAGATCAATCCCAGAACATCAAAGGAACACGCAGTGTGGTGCCTCCTCCACAATCGAGTACAACTGTCCCCCAGCACGGGAGAGCGTCCACATCCGAAGGGATGGTGAtggccagagcagggaaagctgtGACATGTCCATTGGTGCAATTAACACGAGGAACAGTTCATTGACTATTCCTTTTTCGAGTTCTTCTTCCTCAGGAGACATTCAGGGCCGCAATACAAGCCCaaacatttctgtgcagaagtCCAACCCCATGAGGATGACGGACAGTCATGGAACTAAGAACCACATGAATACACCTGTGTCTAGCAATATGCATGGAGTTGTGAGGCCAGCTCACCCTCATCCTGCAGTTTCTCATGGCAGCGGTGAGCAAGGGCAGCCTTCTGTTCGTCAGCCAAATTCTTCGGTCACTCAGCGCTCCAGGCATCCTCTGCAAGACAATGGGGGTTCTAAAATACGCCAGCCCGAAAGGAATCGATCCGGAAATCAGAGACATGGAAATGTCTTTGACCCGAGTCTTCCCCATCTTCCTCTGTCCACCAGTGGCAGCATGATCCTTGGGCGCCAACAGTCCACGATAGAAAAAAGGGGAAGCATTGTCCGATTTATGTCTGATGGCCCTCAAGTGTCCAACGATAACGCGGCCCCTGACCAACATACGCTTTCCCAGAATTTTGGATTCCCTTTTATTCCTGAAGGTGGCATGAATCCACCAATAAACGCTAATGCTTCTTTCATCCCACCGGTCACCCAGCCTAGTGCCACTCGGACACCAGCTCTAATCCCAGTTGATCCTCAGAACACACTGCCATCCTTCTATCCACCCTACTCTCCTGCCCACCCCACCCTCTCCAATGACATTTCTATCCCTTACTTTCCCAATCAAATGTTTCCGAACCCAAGCACGGAGAAGCCGAGCAGTGGAGGTTTAAACAATCGATTTGGATCCATTTTGTCTCCTCCCAGGCCTGTTGGTTTTGCTCAGCCaagttttcctttgcttccagATATGCCACCAATGCACATGACCAACACATCACACTTATCCAATTTTAACTTAACTTCTTTGTTCCCAGAAATAGCCACAGCTCTTCCTCCAGATGGCTCAGCGATGTCACCTTTGCTTTCCATTGCAAACACATCTGCTTCAGATTCTTCCAAGCAACCCTCAAACCGCCCTGCCCACAATATAAGCCATATTTTAGGTCATGACTGCAGCTCAGCTGTATGA